A stretch of Pseudoclavibacter chungangensis DNA encodes these proteins:
- a CDS encoding recombinase family protein — translation MGRAKLGYLNARKDFDGRLVNTIDVDPVRAPLIRWAFEQYSTGQHSIMQLQIMLEHQGLTTRPSSKRAARPLSTSQLAMILRDPYYTGVIRYKGRLYPGRHEPIISKELFLAVQKILDGRNRKGDRDRTHFHFLRGLLYCAECKEAGRDSGLVYSQNTGHGGTYEYYLCTAKQRGLCSMPSVRLDDVEEAVARAVAAEEFHTEELIEIRDQVRHALEEMQSHEQEEKDALRTQLAKLEAQEDRLIDLAADGKLPSSKLRERLEAVTLQKGAVAEKLARTGARIQRGVDRVYASIDLLEKPRELYESLPDSARRNLLGAFFKKLNVLITEDGLHLTSERTEINEAFHEWQTHHRLTSAAHTPTKTKRASRIPAEDPASVPYRLTQSKGLNKPVLVGMTGFEPATP, via the coding sequence GTGGGACGCGCGAAGCTCGGCTACCTCAACGCGCGAAAGGACTTCGACGGGCGCCTGGTCAACACCATCGACGTCGACCCCGTCCGTGCTCCGCTCATCCGGTGGGCGTTCGAGCAGTACTCGACCGGGCAGCACTCGATCATGCAGTTGCAAATCATGCTCGAACACCAAGGACTGACCACGCGCCCCTCATCGAAGCGCGCGGCCAGGCCACTGTCCACGAGCCAGCTGGCGATGATCCTCCGCGATCCGTACTACACCGGCGTCATCCGCTACAAAGGACGCCTCTACCCGGGACGCCACGAACCGATCATCTCCAAGGAACTGTTCCTCGCCGTGCAGAAAATCCTCGACGGCCGCAACCGCAAAGGCGACCGCGACCGCACCCACTTCCACTTCCTCCGCGGCCTGCTCTACTGCGCCGAATGCAAGGAAGCCGGGCGCGACAGCGGCCTCGTCTACAGCCAGAACACCGGCCACGGCGGCACCTACGAGTACTACCTCTGCACCGCCAAACAACGCGGCCTCTGCAGCATGCCCAGCGTCCGCCTCGACGACGTCGAAGAGGCCGTCGCCAGAGCTGTCGCCGCCGAGGAGTTCCACACCGAGGAACTCATCGAGATCCGCGACCAGGTACGCCACGCCCTCGAAGAGATGCAGTCCCACGAGCAAGAAGAGAAGGACGCGCTCCGCACCCAACTCGCCAAGCTCGAAGCACAGGAGGATCGGCTGATCGATCTTGCCGCCGATGGCAAGCTCCCCAGCAGCAAGCTCCGCGAACGACTCGAAGCCGTCACCCTGCAGAAGGGCGCCGTAGCCGAGAAACTCGCACGCACCGGCGCCCGAATCCAGCGCGGCGTCGACCGCGTCTACGCCTCCATCGACTTGCTTGAGAAGCCCCGCGAGCTATACGAGAGCCTGCCCGACAGCGCCCGACGCAACCTCCTCGGCGCGTTCTTCAAGAAGCTCAACGTCCTCATCACCGAAGATGGCCTGCACCTCACCAGCGAACGGACAGAGATCAACGAAGCGTTCCACGAGTGGCAGACACACCACCGCCTCACCTCGGCCGCACACACGCCGACGAAAACGAAGAGGGCCTCCCGCATTCCTGCGGAAGACCCTGCTTCGGTGCCGTACCGACTTACTCAGTCCAAAGGTTTGAATAAGCCTGTATTGGTCGGGATGACAGGATTTGAACCTGCGACCCCTTGA
- a CDS encoding DNA-binding protein, whose product MPKTLTDALSTEQASAFLGGRPSPKTLANWRSLGIGPAYIKYGDGLVAYLVEDLEAFRRSRRVVTRGAR is encoded by the coding sequence ATGCCCAAGACCCTCACCGACGCGCTCTCGACCGAGCAGGCCTCTGCCTTTCTCGGTGGCCGCCCCTCCCCCAAGACTCTCGCCAACTGGCGCTCGCTGGGCATCGGTCCCGCGTACATCAAGTACGGCGACGGACTCGTCGCATACCTGGTCGAGGATCTCGAAGCGTTCCGGCGCTCCCGCCGCGTTGTGACTCGGGGTGCCCGGTGA